In Horticoccus luteus, the following proteins share a genomic window:
- a CDS encoding Ig-like domain-containing protein, which produces MKPWWKLLCGAALSAALALTGFAQSQSPINVTIIGIGVNGVPTAPANERSGPAGTPIEIEAQGLGTSMITSFTYSAYVNGVHIGTSQTAINPPSTFIVEWTPPAPGAYFITVKIDDGTSTATSLPVRYFATGTTVNSPVDGTLVPAGSSVVLKADATGAQGFVKQVQFYANGVAIGAADTTYPYSLIYTPQGAGGTSYSITAVATDNNGAMLSTSPAITLTTVTPIPAPPTSVISTPEDGAVIAVPSATSPLAVVVDANSSSGFVSKVELYIDGVLSDTKTTYPYKFTWTPQVVGTYHLVALTYDDKNNVVASSAGVGGGATPTPTTVTIAAPPTVTISAPTANSTLTSGTPVQVSATATDPGGHAITSVQFFVDSEFVGVVSTPSAGSTYTITTTLSQKTSSDGTPIPSSITALATNNVGLATISSAITVNVTAGGGSGGGTVIGNAPTVSVTAPVAATPLAVNVPHTLAANATDTDGNIVSVQFFVNGTSVGTVNTYPYSLSWTPVSLGAYAITAAATDNDGNSVTSSTVSVSVVDPSASAPTVVVTSPANLASIAVNAPQTLIASATDDVAISGVQFYVNGQPQGLPITAFPYATSWLPASPGTYAIKAVASDNVGNQTTSATNVITVTATPPASAVVVITAPSSVPTIFVNSAHTVSADAAVANGNIVSVQFFANGAPIGNVNNYPYAVSWTPVTPGTYALTAVAKDNHGLQTTSPDQVVTVVAGSAPSVTLVAPADGASVALGGTQNITASANGGSASVASVQFFLNGNLLGVATSAPYTIQWTPLTLGTYALTAAVTDTNGHTVTSAPISATVVVPKPSLAFTPPTSVTVNTLQTLVATATPVAGTSVTQVEFFINGASVGVDTLAPYTMPWTPAATGTYTLSAIATDSLGGQSALVSVPVSVVALPRIDVVSPNGGATYVLGTPTALVANVTVGSGLVAGVSFFVNDVNVTQGDELLAPVALQGSGSPFFSQNWLPAAAGNYSVVAKVRDTNGNTATSTPVAITITSGVAPTVAMATPANGAILSINVPVMLLANANSTTGSISRVRFFANNMTVGDAVTEYPYFVSFTPPSPGVYVLTAQATDNLGNITTSAPHIVTATPAATSIAITAPTNGATALVNKTHDITATVTAGSVPVSNVEFFVDGVSIGVATQMPYTVSWTPTLAGMHIVKAVATDLVGAKTSSLAVSLVTPLSVAITSPASLGTVAGGAVTQVTVTATSTNGYPVNVQLFADDKYVGETTIMTAGGSGTITFTPVQKKIMDANGNLVLVPTPLRAVASDVSGVTATSAEIQVNVTEGGSGTGSTVVGQPPVAALITPTASTTLPVAAPVTLGATASDPDGNITSVIFRVNGQVYATLNAYPYYTLWTPTNLGTYAIDVKVTDNDGNTTISAPVTVSVIDPGPGLPTVAITSPANNAVVTAGTITNVTASATDDISVARVQFYVNGQPLGEAITASPYNVSWTPSTPGTYTLVARATDNIGNQATSSPVTVTVGTNAAPVVALTTPTSGSSAVSGMPVNLTATANDADGTVVLVRFLANNIEVGRATTAPFTVAWTPGSAGAYTLVAEATDNSSNVALSASASLTVVANQAPTVRVTAPSDGSTLAQGTATTITAQAADADGSVTSVKFYVNGALLATGAAAPYSTPWTPSSAGLYRLNAVATDNAGITTTSADVNIMVVSPGSTAPDVVYKGIYGSAEQGTFMMINIGGKHAALIGQSSSGPAKTYFLPAVTLNSTGGFDAMLGGKAFAGQATEGAATATLGGNAGLVFIAPTVPAAGSAVASGYYTGNLTGAPASQVAAIVAPDGSIEVYVANGTFTDAGAGTVDGTGAFRVTTAAGNTLSGTADPATGFLTGTLTGSSGGAFTGAIASGSSLSDGALLNVSTRGLASAGDKVLIAGFVVEGTTPKRMLVRAAGPSLGLAGQVANPSVALFNQAGAAVASNDDWATPVGVGAATQGDIAAAANLVGAFPFTTAFDSAVLTTLAPGVYTAQVSSGSGTAGIALVEVYDVDTPASFSAKKIVNLSTRGQVGAGGDEGLIAGFVISGHAPKKVLIRGAGPWLAQFGVAGVLANPKISLYRTNPPAAPTLVRENDDWEVGNDSALIVDATAKARAAPFDAGSKDAAILLRLPPGVYTANLTGVAGATGIALIEVYEVP; this is translated from the coding sequence ATGAAACCTTGGTGGAAACTTCTCTGCGGCGCAGCGCTGTCGGCGGCCCTCGCGCTGACTGGCTTCGCTCAATCGCAGTCCCCGATCAACGTCACGATCATCGGCATTGGCGTGAATGGCGTGCCGACCGCGCCAGCCAACGAACGCTCGGGACCCGCCGGCACGCCGATCGAAATCGAGGCGCAGGGCCTCGGCACCTCGATGATCACGAGCTTCACTTATTCAGCTTACGTGAACGGCGTGCATATCGGCACTTCGCAAACCGCCATCAACCCGCCCAGCACGTTTATCGTCGAGTGGACGCCACCGGCACCGGGTGCGTATTTCATCACCGTCAAAATCGATGACGGCACCAGCACCGCCACGTCGCTGCCGGTTCGCTACTTCGCGACCGGCACGACGGTGAACAGCCCAGTCGACGGCACGCTCGTCCCCGCGGGATCCTCCGTGGTTTTGAAAGCCGACGCCACCGGCGCCCAGGGTTTCGTGAAACAGGTGCAATTTTATGCCAACGGCGTGGCGATCGGCGCGGCGGATACGACCTATCCCTACTCGTTGATCTACACGCCCCAAGGCGCTGGCGGCACGAGCTACAGCATCACCGCCGTCGCCACCGACAACAATGGGGCAATGTTGAGCACCAGCCCGGCCATCACGCTCACCACCGTGACACCCATTCCGGCCCCGCCGACGAGCGTCATCAGCACGCCCGAAGATGGAGCCGTCATCGCGGTTCCCTCCGCGACCTCGCCGCTCGCGGTCGTGGTCGACGCCAACAGCAGCAGTGGTTTCGTGAGCAAAGTGGAACTGTATATCGACGGCGTGCTGTCGGATACGAAGACCACTTATCCATATAAGTTCACGTGGACGCCGCAGGTCGTGGGCACGTATCACCTCGTGGCGTTGACCTATGACGACAAGAATAACGTCGTGGCTTCGAGCGCCGGCGTCGGCGGTGGCGCCACGCCGACCCCGACGACAGTCACGATCGCGGCCCCGCCGACCGTGACCATTTCCGCGCCGACGGCGAACAGCACCCTGACCAGCGGCACGCCCGTGCAGGTCAGCGCGACCGCCACGGATCCAGGCGGCCATGCGATCACCTCCGTGCAATTTTTCGTGGACAGTGAATTTGTGGGCGTGGTCAGCACCCCGAGCGCGGGATCGACCTACACGATCACGACGACGTTGTCGCAGAAAACATCGTCCGACGGCACGCCGATTCCCTCCAGCATCACCGCGCTGGCGACGAACAATGTCGGCCTCGCGACAATTTCGAGTGCCATCACGGTCAACGTGACGGCCGGCGGCGGCAGTGGCGGCGGCACCGTCATTGGCAATGCGCCGACGGTCAGCGTCACCGCGCCCGTCGCCGCCACGCCACTCGCCGTCAACGTGCCGCACACCTTGGCGGCCAACGCGACCGACACCGATGGCAACATCGTGTCCGTGCAGTTTTTCGTGAACGGCACCTCGGTCGGCACGGTGAACACCTATCCCTACTCCCTTTCCTGGACGCCCGTCAGCTTGGGCGCGTACGCCATCACCGCCGCGGCGACCGACAACGACGGCAACTCCGTCACGAGCAGCACAGTGAGCGTCAGCGTGGTCGACCCCAGCGCCAGCGCGCCGACGGTCGTGGTGACGAGTCCGGCCAACCTCGCCTCGATCGCGGTCAACGCACCGCAGACGCTGATTGCGAGCGCGACGGACGATGTCGCGATTTCGGGGGTGCAATTCTACGTGAACGGTCAGCCGCAAGGGTTGCCGATCACCGCGTTTCCGTATGCCACCTCCTGGCTGCCCGCCTCACCCGGCACCTACGCGATCAAAGCGGTGGCGAGCGATAACGTGGGCAACCAAACCACTTCGGCGACGAACGTCATCACCGTCACCGCGACGCCGCCGGCTTCAGCGGTCGTGGTCATTACGGCTCCATCCTCCGTGCCGACCATCTTTGTTAACAGCGCGCATACCGTGTCGGCGGACGCGGCGGTAGCCAATGGCAACATCGTTTCCGTACAGTTCTTCGCCAATGGAGCTCCGATCGGCAACGTGAACAATTATCCGTATGCCGTAAGCTGGACGCCAGTCACACCCGGCACCTACGCCCTCACTGCGGTCGCCAAAGACAATCACGGCCTCCAAACGACTTCGCCCGATCAAGTCGTCACGGTCGTGGCTGGTTCGGCGCCAAGCGTTACGCTGGTCGCTCCTGCGGACGGCGCGAGCGTCGCGCTGGGCGGGACACAGAACATTACGGCCAGCGCTAATGGGGGTTCCGCGAGCGTTGCGTCCGTGCAATTCTTCTTGAACGGTAACCTCCTTGGGGTCGCCACGAGCGCGCCTTACACGATCCAGTGGACGCCATTGACACTGGGAACTTACGCGTTGACCGCCGCCGTGACGGACACAAATGGACATACCGTCACGAGTGCGCCGATCTCTGCGACAGTGGTCGTGCCCAAGCCCTCGCTCGCGTTCACTCCTCCGACGAGCGTTACTGTCAATACCCTGCAAACACTGGTCGCTACCGCGACGCCGGTCGCCGGCACTTCCGTTACGCAAGTGGAGTTTTTTATTAACGGGGCTTCGGTCGGGGTCGACACGCTGGCGCCCTATACGATGCCTTGGACGCCGGCTGCCACAGGCACCTATACACTCTCAGCTATTGCGACGGATAGTCTGGGCGGTCAGTCAGCACTTGTCTCGGTTCCGGTCAGCGTCGTCGCATTGCCGCGCATCGACGTGGTCTCTCCCAATGGCGGCGCCACCTACGTGCTCGGCACTCCTACCGCTCTGGTTGCCAATGTAACCGTGGGCAGCGGCCTCGTGGCCGGCGTTTCATTCTTCGTCAACGATGTCAACGTCACGCAAGGTGATGAACTGCTCGCGCCTGTCGCTCTTCAGGGCAGCGGGTCGCCTTTCTTTTCGCAAAATTGGCTCCCTGCTGCGGCTGGCAACTACAGTGTCGTTGCGAAGGTGCGAGATACCAACGGTAACACGGCCACCTCAACTCCGGTGGCCATCACGATCACGTCAGGTGTGGCCCCGACGGTAGCCATGGCCACGCCTGCGAATGGTGCCATACTGTCTATTAATGTCCCCGTGATGCTCTTAGCGAACGCGAACTCGACCACAGGTTCGATCTCCCGTGTCCGTTTTTTTGCGAATAACATGACCGTCGGTGATGCCGTTACGGAATACCCCTATTTTGTCTCCTTCACGCCGCCGTCCCCTGGCGTTTATGTGCTCACAGCACAAGCGACGGATAATCTAGGCAATATCACCACCAGCGCGCCGCATATCGTCACGGCAACGCCCGCGGCGACTTCGATTGCGATCACGGCGCCGACGAACGGAGCGACCGCCCTTGTCAACAAGACTCACGACATCACAGCGACAGTCACAGCGGGCAGCGTTCCGGTCAGCAACGTGGAGTTTTTTGTTGATGGCGTTTCCATCGGAGTGGCGACGCAGATGCCCTATACCGTTTCGTGGACTCCAACGCTTGCCGGTATGCACATTGTCAAAGCGGTCGCAACTGATCTGGTGGGAGCCAAGACATCGTCGCTCGCGGTAAGTCTCGTCACGCCGCTAAGCGTCGCAATCACCTCGCCGGCCAGTCTAGGCACGGTCGCTGGTGGTGCCGTAACACAGGTGACGGTGACCGCGACGAGCACGAATGGTTATCCGGTGAACGTGCAGCTTTTCGCCGACGACAAATACGTTGGCGAAACGACCATCATGACCGCCGGCGGGTCCGGCACGATCACCTTCACTCCAGTGCAGAAGAAAATCATGGATGCCAACGGCAACCTGGTCTTGGTGCCCACGCCCTTGAGGGCGGTCGCCAGCGACGTGAGCGGAGTAACCGCCACCTCTGCGGAGATTCAGGTCAACGTCACGGAAGGCGGCAGCGGGACGGGCTCGACGGTCGTCGGCCAGCCTCCGGTGGCTGCGTTGATTACGCCCACGGCCAGCACAACCTTGCCGGTCGCCGCTCCGGTCACGCTTGGTGCCACGGCTTCCGATCCCGACGGCAATATCACGTCGGTTATCTTCCGGGTGAACGGCCAGGTGTATGCCACCCTGAACGCATATCCTTACTACACGTTGTGGACGCCGACGAATCTCGGCACTTACGCGATCGACGTCAAAGTCACCGACAACGACGGCAACACCACGATCAGCGCCCCAGTGACGGTGTCCGTCATCGATCCCGGCCCGGGATTGCCGACGGTCGCGATCACAAGTCCCGCCAACAACGCGGTCGTCACCGCCGGGACGATTACAAACGTGACCGCGTCCGCCACGGATGACATCAGCGTGGCGCGCGTGCAGTTTTACGTGAACGGCCAGCCGCTCGGCGAGGCCATCACTGCTTCGCCTTACAACGTGAGCTGGACGCCTTCGACTCCGGGCACTTACACGCTGGTCGCCCGCGCGACGGACAACATCGGCAATCAGGCGACATCCAGCCCGGTCACGGTGACCGTTGGCACCAACGCGGCCCCGGTCGTGGCGTTGACGACACCCACTTCGGGTTCGAGCGCCGTCAGCGGGATGCCGGTAAATCTCACCGCCACTGCGAATGACGCCGACGGCACCGTCGTGCTGGTGCGTTTTCTGGCGAACAATATCGAAGTCGGGCGGGCGACGACGGCGCCATTTACGGTCGCGTGGACACCCGGTTCGGCGGGTGCTTATACGCTCGTGGCGGAGGCGACGGATAATTCGAGCAATGTCGCGCTGTCGGCGAGCGCCAGCCTTACGGTCGTGGCAAACCAAGCGCCGACGGTGCGCGTGACGGCGCCGAGCGACGGCAGCACGTTGGCGCAGGGCACGGCCACCACGATTACGGCTCAGGCGGCGGACGCCGATGGCTCTGTCACCTCAGTCAAGTTTTACGTCAACGGAGCGCTGCTCGCCACGGGGGCGGCGGCACCTTACAGCACGCCTTGGACGCCGTCGTCAGCGGGCTTGTATCGCCTCAACGCGGTCGCAACGGACAACGCCGGGATCACCACGACGTCGGCTGACGTTAATATCATGGTCGTGAGTCCGGGCAGCACGGCGCCGGACGTCGTCTATAAAGGCATCTACGGATCAGCGGAGCAGGGCACGTTCATGATGATCAACATCGGTGGAAAGCATGCGGCGTTGATCGGCCAGTCGAGCAGTGGGCCGGCGAAAACGTATTTCCTACCGGCAGTCACATTGAACAGCACGGGCGGATTCGACGCGATGCTGGGCGGCAAAGCTTTTGCCGGGCAGGCGACCGAGGGCGCGGCGACCGCCACGCTGGGCGGCAACGCCGGCTTGGTCTTCATCGCCCCGACCGTCCCGGCGGCCGGAAGCGCCGTGGCATCCGGTTACTACACGGGCAATCTCACCGGCGCGCCTGCAAGCCAGGTGGCGGCTATCGTCGCGCCCGACGGCTCGATCGAGGTTTATGTCGCCAATGGCACTTTCACGGACGCGGGCGCCGGCACGGTGGACGGAACCGGCGCATTCCGGGTGACGACCGCTGCGGGCAATACGCTGAGCGGCACCGCCGATCCGGCGACAGGTTTCCTCACGGGCACGCTCACCGGCAGTTCGGGTGGCGCGTTCACCGGCGCGATCGCTTCGGGCTCCAGTTTGAGTGATGGCGCGCTGCTCAACGTCTCGACGCGCGGACTCGCGAGTGCGGGCGATAAAGTGCTGATTGCGGGCTTCGTCGTGGAAGGCACGACACCGAAGCGCATGCTCGTGCGCGCCGCAGGCCCGTCACTGGGTCTGGCGGGGCAAGTCGCGAATCCCTCGGTCGCTCTGTTCAATCAGGCGGGAGCAGCGGTGGCCTCCAACGACGATTGGGCCACGCCGGTCGGGGTGGGCGCGGCCACGCAGGGCGACATCGCGGCAGCGGCGAATCTGGTGGGCGCGTTTCCTTTCACCACGGCATTCGATTCCGCCGTGCTGACGACGCTCGCCCCCGGCGTTTATACGGCGCAGGTGAGCAGCGGCTCAGGCACCGCGGGGATCGCGCTTGTGGAGGTTTACGACGTCGATACGCCCGCCTCATTTTCGGCGAAGAAAATCGTCAACCTCTCCACGCGCGGACAGGTCGGCGCGGGCGGAGATGAAGGCTTGATCGCGGGCTTCGTGATTTCCGGCCATGCGCCGAAGAAGGTGCTGATTCGCGGGGCCGGGCCTTGGCTCGCGCAATTCGGTGTCGCGGGTGTGCTCGCGAACCCCAAAATCTCGCTCTACCGCACGAATCCCCCGGCCGCGCCCACCTTGGTGCGCGAAAACGACGACTGGGAGGTGGGGAACGACTCCGCGCTCATCGTGGACGCGACGGCGAAGGCTCGGGCGGCGCCGTTTGACGCGGGCAGCAAGGACGCGGCGATTCTGCTGCGGCTGCCGCCCGGCGTTTACACGGCGAATCTCACGGGCGTCGCGGGCGCAACGGGCATCGCGCTGATCGAAGTCTACGAAGTGCCGTAA
- a CDS encoding CPBP family intramembrane glutamic endopeptidase, with translation MSNNPVVLLVMIAMSVLIARFWWQDYRAQTAGQARPGALPGARPTSLRAVTIACAGVLVILAAETWGEQRLGLAAQQSHMTILFALYTLCAPIIEELVFRGYLVVENRGRTVMWLAAFGASLLFAALHPFLWQWDEHGFAFTLGAKGWFSAAAVFVTSLWLYAARLAAWNRTRSLVPCVAAHFAKNAGVFAIKACAGFVAGWW, from the coding sequence ATGAGCAACAACCCTGTCGTCCTCCTCGTCATGATCGCGATGTCTGTCTTGATCGCGCGCTTTTGGTGGCAGGACTACCGCGCGCAAACCGCCGGCCAGGCTCGCCCTGGCGCGCTGCCGGGCGCCCGGCCCACGTCTCTTCGCGCCGTCACGATCGCCTGCGCCGGCGTGCTGGTGATCCTGGCCGCCGAAACGTGGGGGGAACAACGCCTCGGGCTCGCCGCGCAGCAAAGCCACATGACGATCCTTTTCGCGCTCTACACGCTTTGTGCGCCGATCATCGAGGAGTTGGTGTTTCGCGGCTACCTCGTGGTGGAAAACCGCGGCCGCACCGTCATGTGGCTCGCCGCGTTCGGCGCATCGCTGCTGTTCGCCGCGCTCCACCCTTTCCTCTGGCAATGGGATGAACACGGCTTCGCCTTCACCCTTGGCGCGAAAGGCTGGTTCAGCGCCGCGGCCGTGTTTGTCACGTCGTTGTGGCTCTACGCTGCGCGCCTCGCGGCGTGGAACCGCACGCGCTCGCTCGTGCCCTGCGTCGCTGCGCACTTCGCCAAAAACGCCGGCGTCTTCGCCATCAAAGCGTGCGCCGGTTTCGTCGCGGGCTGGTGGTAA
- a CDS encoding polyprenyl synthetase family protein, with protein sequence MPEARPTPGTGVAPHEPAAAAGFEAVFGILREHMRELDACLRDQLTAFEPEIQAMVDYCIDTSGKRLRPALVFLSGWRDGVPDDQLVRAAAVVELVHLATLVHDDIMDGADLRRNRRTAAREFGASAAVLLGDALFAHSLTLAAKYPTPDICHDVANSTRKVCAGEIVQTLRRGTTNITRADYFRVIDLKTAELFRLSCQLGAKLARHEDAFVEAAARFGRHLGIAYQIYDDLVDFFGEEQRIGKTLGTDLASGKLTLPLLALMDRLPAEDRAALAAEISGEAAPQSLLRLRQMRETGVFGVVTAELETELAAAAASLAPWRMLPPVPLLLKLSDLLQSQVTALRARAA encoded by the coding sequence ATGCCTGAGGCCCGCCCAACTCCCGGAACCGGTGTGGCGCCGCACGAACCTGCCGCCGCGGCGGGGTTTGAAGCGGTGTTTGGTATTTTGCGCGAACACATGCGCGAGCTCGATGCCTGTTTGCGGGACCAACTCACGGCGTTTGAACCGGAGATCCAGGCGATGGTGGATTACTGCATCGACACGTCGGGCAAGCGTCTCCGGCCGGCGCTGGTCTTCCTGAGCGGCTGGCGCGATGGCGTGCCCGACGATCAATTGGTGCGGGCGGCGGCGGTTGTGGAACTCGTGCATCTGGCGACGCTGGTGCACGACGACATCATGGATGGTGCGGACCTGCGGCGCAATCGACGGACAGCGGCGCGGGAATTTGGCGCTTCGGCGGCCGTGTTGCTGGGCGACGCGCTTTTTGCGCATTCCCTGACCCTCGCGGCGAAATATCCCACCCCCGATATCTGCCACGATGTCGCCAACTCCACGCGCAAGGTCTGCGCGGGGGAAATCGTGCAGACGCTGCGGCGGGGCACGACGAACATCACGCGCGCGGACTATTTTCGCGTGATCGATTTGAAGACGGCAGAGCTGTTTCGGCTCTCCTGCCAACTCGGGGCCAAGCTCGCGCGGCACGAGGACGCGTTTGTCGAGGCGGCGGCGCGTTTCGGCCGGCATCTGGGCATCGCTTACCAAATTTACGACGATCTCGTGGACTTTTTTGGCGAAGAGCAGCGCATCGGCAAAACCCTCGGAACCGATCTGGCGAGTGGGAAACTGACGTTGCCACTGCTGGCGTTGATGGACCGGCTTCCAGCGGAGGACCGCGCGGCGCTCGCGGCGGAGATTAGCGGCGAGGCGGCGCCCCAATCGCTGCTGCGCTTGCGTCAGATGCGCGAGACGGGAGTTTTTGGTGTCGTGACGGCGGAATTGGAGACTGAACTGGCGGCAGCGGCGGCCAGTCTGGCGCCGTGGCGAATGCTTCCGCCGGTGCCACTGCTGTTGAAGCTCAGCGACTTGCTTCAATCGCAGGTGACGGCGCTACGCGCGCGGGCGGCCTGA
- a CDS encoding sigma-70 family RNA polymerase sigma factor, translated as MSVSKALGKTFVATPERQHEADADWAVVQRVQKGNVAEFDELIRKYRERVYGVIYHMTSNREDAADLTQDTFIKAFQSIHRFQGQSSFFTWLYRIGVNSALTHLRKSRLRSFFSFDRLDEEQRTSAEVIAALTDATGADRETFVHELQQKLNEAMQKLSIKHRTVITLFEIDGLGHQEIAEVMNCSVGTVRSRLHYAKQLLQAELQPYMRQ; from the coding sequence ATGAGCGTGAGCAAGGCACTCGGTAAGACCTTCGTGGCGACGCCGGAGCGTCAGCACGAGGCCGACGCCGATTGGGCGGTGGTGCAGCGCGTGCAGAAGGGGAACGTGGCGGAGTTCGACGAACTCATCCGCAAATATCGGGAGCGGGTGTATGGCGTCATTTACCACATGACGTCGAACCGGGAGGATGCGGCTGACCTGACCCAAGACACGTTCATCAAGGCGTTTCAATCGATCCACCGTTTCCAAGGGCAGTCGTCGTTTTTTACGTGGCTGTATCGGATCGGCGTAAATTCGGCGCTGACACATCTGAGGAAAAGCCGTTTGCGGTCGTTTTTCAGCTTCGACCGGCTCGATGAAGAGCAACGCACATCCGCCGAGGTAATTGCGGCGTTAACGGACGCGACGGGAGCGGATAGGGAAACATTCGTGCATGAGCTTCAGCAAAAATTGAACGAGGCGATGCAGAAATTGTCTATCAAGCATCGCACTGTGATTACTTTGTTCGAGATCGATGGCTTAGGCCACCAAGAGATTGCGGAAGTCATGAACTGCTCGGTCGGCACCGTTCGCTCCCGCCTGCATTACGCCAAGCAGTTGCTGCAGGCGGAATTACAACCTTATATGCGCCAATGA
- a CDS encoding class II fumarate hydratase gives MRTERDSMGEMAVPETALYGASTQRAVLNFPISGHPLPAPFLHALGLVKLACARANEELGLLSAAKSALVQKVAREIADGRHDAQFPIDVFQTGSATSTNMNANEVIAHRAVQLADGAGAKTPLHPNDDVNLGQSSNDVIPTTLHVSIAIALQTKLAPALGALTAALEDKARAFDDIVKIGRTHLMDATPLTLGQEFSGYAMQARKAGERVERAIAALAELAIGGTAVGTGLNCHPDFARRVCAILSAETGISFREARNHFEAQGGRDDCVEVAGQLAAVATAMTKIANDIRLLGSGPRAGLAELRLPATQPGSSIMPGKVNPVMSEMLVQVGLYTHGLTQTVVQCGRDGHFELNVTLPLIAHCLHEAIHCLANAVRVFTERCVVGLEADEARCRELVGRSLMLVTALNPFIGYDQAAAVAKEAFATGRTLREIVLEKKLLDAATLDRALDPRSMTKPAAKSHA, from the coding sequence ATGCGAACCGAACGAGATTCCATGGGCGAAATGGCCGTGCCTGAAACCGCGCTTTATGGCGCCTCCACGCAACGGGCGGTTCTGAATTTTCCCATCAGCGGCCATCCGCTGCCCGCGCCGTTTCTGCACGCGTTGGGTCTCGTTAAACTCGCCTGCGCGCGCGCCAACGAGGAGCTCGGCCTGCTCTCCGCCGCGAAAAGCGCGCTGGTCCAAAAAGTGGCGCGCGAAATCGCGGACGGTCGGCATGATGCGCAGTTTCCGATCGACGTCTTCCAGACGGGCTCGGCGACTTCGACCAACATGAACGCCAACGAGGTGATCGCTCATCGGGCCGTGCAGCTTGCGGACGGCGCCGGAGCTAAAACGCCGTTGCATCCCAATGACGACGTTAACCTCGGCCAGTCATCGAACGACGTCATCCCCACGACGCTGCACGTGAGCATAGCGATCGCGTTGCAGACGAAGCTCGCTCCCGCATTGGGCGCGCTGACGGCGGCGCTCGAAGACAAAGCGCGAGCCTTTGACGACATCGTGAAGATCGGCCGCACGCATTTGATGGACGCGACGCCGTTGACGCTGGGGCAGGAATTTTCCGGCTATGCGATGCAGGCTCGCAAAGCGGGGGAGCGCGTGGAGCGCGCCATCGCCGCACTGGCAGAGCTGGCGATTGGCGGCACGGCCGTCGGCACGGGCTTGAATTGCCATCCTGATTTTGCCCGCAGGGTGTGCGCCATCCTGAGCGCGGAGACGGGGATCTCCTTTCGCGAAGCGCGCAACCATTTCGAGGCCCAAGGCGGACGCGACGATTGCGTCGAGGTCGCGGGCCAACTCGCGGCGGTCGCGACGGCGATGACGAAGATTGCGAACGACATCCGCCTGCTGGGCTCGGGCCCGCGGGCGGGGCTGGCGGAATTGCGCTTGCCCGCGACGCAGCCGGGTTCGTCGATCATGCCAGGAAAGGTTAATCCGGTGATGAGCGAGATGCTCGTGCAGGTCGGCCTTTATACGCATGGGCTGACGCAGACGGTCGTGCAGTGCGGCCGCGACGGACACTTTGAACTCAACGTCACGCTGCCTTTGATCGCGCATTGCCTGCACGAGGCGATTCATTGTCTCGCAAACGCGGTGCGCGTTTTCACCGAACGCTGCGTGGTGGGCTTGGAGGCGGATGAAGCGCGTTGTCGTGAGTTGGTGGGCCGTTCGCTGATGTTGGTGACGGCGCTCAATCCTTTCATCGGCTACGATCAGGCGGCGGCGGTGGCGAAGGAAGCTTTTGCCACGGGCCGCACGCTGCGGGAAATCGTGCTGGAAAAGAAACTCCTCGATGCGGCGACGCTCGACCGGGCCTTGGACCCTCGGAGTATGACGAAGCCGGCGGCAAAATCGCACGCGTGA
- a CDS encoding secondary thiamine-phosphate synthase enzyme YjbQ produces the protein MAVFQATRTRSTHRAGLHEITEEVAGELARSGLSQGIVQVFCPHTSCSLVMMENADPSARRDLEGWFDRLVPAADPNFEHTAEGPDDMPSHIKMALTRSGESIPFCDGKLLLGTWQGIFLWEHRRHPHRRTFVVTVLGE, from the coding sequence ATGGCCGTTTTCCAAGCGACGCGCACGCGGTCCACGCATCGGGCCGGGCTGCATGAGATCACGGAAGAGGTCGCGGGCGAATTGGCGCGCAGCGGACTCTCGCAGGGTATCGTGCAAGTGTTTTGTCCGCACACGAGCTGCAGCCTCGTGATGATGGAGAACGCCGATCCGAGTGCGCGCCGCGATCTCGAAGGCTGGTTCGACCGGCTGGTGCCCGCGGCCGATCCGAATTTCGAGCACACGGCCGAGGGCCCGGATGACATGCCGAGCCACATCAAGATGGCCCTCACCCGCAGTGGGGAATCGATTCCGTTTTGCGACGGGAAACTATTGCTGGGCACGTGGCAGGGAATTTTCTTGTGGGAGCACCGGCGGCATCCTCATCGACGAACGTTCGTCGTCACCGTGCTGGGCGAGTGA